In Halobaculum rubrum, the following are encoded in one genomic region:
- the larC gene encoding nickel pincer cofactor biosynthesis protein LarC: MQTIAFDGRMGAAGDMILGALVAAGADPDVLAPVEDALPVRYEFGATERNGIASTRARVRHLGNDDDHDGGADNGHDNDHRDHSHDGDDHDHGHDHDHNAEGHGPQRTYAGVVEVVEGMDLPGQVRTDALATFEILGEAESSVHGTDLEGTHFHEVGADDAIADVVGACLLFDDLDADRVVTTPLSTGGGEVDFSHGVYPVPVPAVVEIAERADWSLRGGPVDAELLTPTGAAILARFAEGVERLPSLRVEASGYGAGGWTFPDRPNVLRAVVGEAERGGLVRDDVAVLETNLDDASPEVLGGLQETLADAGARDVSILPATMKKSRPGHLVKVICRPGDADRVARRLAEETGTLGVREGGANHRWVADRRFETAAVALGDDGVAYEIPVKVASDADGEVYDVSAEYDDAAAAAREAGVPVREALRRAEANVGERLGNDATEATDATEARSTDDTTER, from the coding sequence ATGCAAACCATCGCCTTCGACGGGCGGATGGGCGCCGCCGGCGACATGATCCTCGGCGCGCTCGTCGCCGCCGGGGCCGACCCGGACGTGTTGGCGCCCGTGGAAGACGCACTGCCGGTCCGCTACGAGTTCGGAGCGACCGAACGAAACGGTATCGCGAGCACCCGCGCTCGGGTCCGCCACCTCGGCAACGACGACGATCACGACGGCGGAGCTGACAACGGCCACGATAACGATCATCGCGACCATAGCCACGACGGCGACGACCACGACCACGGCCACGACCACGATCACAACGCGGAGGGGCACGGTCCCCAGCGCACGTACGCCGGGGTCGTCGAGGTCGTCGAGGGGATGGACCTCCCGGGGCAGGTCCGGACGGACGCGCTCGCGACGTTCGAGATCCTCGGGGAGGCCGAGTCGTCGGTCCACGGCACGGATCTGGAGGGGACACACTTCCACGAGGTCGGCGCAGACGACGCCATCGCGGACGTGGTCGGCGCGTGCCTGCTGTTCGACGACCTCGACGCCGACCGCGTCGTGACGACCCCGCTTTCGACGGGCGGCGGCGAGGTCGACTTCAGCCACGGCGTCTACCCGGTTCCGGTGCCCGCAGTCGTCGAGATCGCCGAGCGCGCCGACTGGTCGCTGCGCGGCGGCCCCGTCGATGCCGAGTTGCTCACGCCGACGGGCGCGGCGATCCTCGCACGCTTCGCGGAGGGCGTCGAGCGACTCCCCTCGCTTCGAGTCGAGGCGTCGGGGTACGGCGCCGGCGGGTGGACGTTCCCCGACCGGCCGAACGTCCTCCGAGCGGTCGTCGGCGAGGCCGAGCGCGGCGGACTCGTCCGCGACGACGTGGCAGTGCTGGAGACGAACCTCGACGACGCGTCGCCGGAGGTGCTCGGGGGCCTGCAGGAGACGCTCGCCGACGCCGGCGCCCGCGACGTGTCGATCCTTCCGGCGACGATGAAGAAGTCGCGCCCCGGCCACCTCGTGAAGGTGATCTGCCGGCCCGGGGACGCCGACCGCGTCGCCCGCCGCCTCGCCGAGGAGACCGGCACGCTCGGCGTTCGCGAGGGCGGGGCGAACCACCGGTGGGTCGCCGACCGGCGCTTCGAGACGGCCGCCGTCGCGCTCGGCGATGACGGCGTCGCCTACGAGATCCCGGTGAAGGTCGCCAGCGACGCCGACGGAGAGGTGTACGACGTGAGCGCCGAGTACGACGACGCCGCGGCGGCGGCGCGCGAGGCCGGCGTCCCGGTGCGCGAGGCGCTCCGGCGTGCGGAGGCGAACGTGGGCGAGCGACTGGGCAACGACGCGACGGAGGCGACGGACGCGACGGAGGCCCGCTCGACCGACGACACCACGGAGCGATGA